The nucleotide window GCGCCCACGGGGTCGCCGAGGCACTCGACTACGGCGTCAAGGTCACCGGCGCGACGGTGCACCTCGTCGACGAAGGCGTGGACACCGGCCCGATCCTCGCGCAAGAGGTGGTCACCGTCGTCGACGACGACACCGCCGACACCCTGCACGAGCGCATCAAGACGGTCGAGCGCGTGTTGCTCGCCGACGTGGTGACCGCACTGGTCACCAGAGGAGTAGTCATCGATGGACGAAAGGCCCGCATCCCGTGAACGCACACAGCCCTGACAGCTCTCGTCGACCGATTCGGCGCGCGCTGGTGAGTGTCTACGACAAGAGCGGTCTCACCGATCTCGCCACGGCGCTGCACGCGGCCGGGGTGGAGATCGTGTCCACCGGATCGACCGCGAAGACCATCGCCGGCGCGGGGGTGCCGGTCGTCGAGGTGTCGGCGCTGACCGGCTTCCCCGAGTGCCTCGACGGGCGCGTCAAGACCCTGCACCCGAAGGTGCACGCGGGCATCCTCGCCGACACCCGTAAGTCCGACCACGTCGCACAGCTCGACGAGTTGGGTGTCGCCGCATTCGATCTCGTCGTCGTCAACCTGTATCCGTTCACCGCGACGGTGGCCTCCGGCGCCACGCCGGACGAGTGCATCGAGCAGATCGACATCGGCGGTCCGTCGATGGTGCGCGGGGCTGCCAAGAACCATCCGTCGGTCGCCGTCGTGGTCGACCCGGACGACTATTCGCGGGTGACCGAAGCCGTCGCCGCGGAGGGTTTCTCGCTCGCCGACCGGAAGAAGCTCGCCGCCAAGGCGTTCCGGCACACCGCCGATTACGATGTCGCGGTCGCGTCATGGATGTCGAGCGTGGTTGCACCCGAGGATGATTCGCAGTTCCCGGCCTGGGCCGGTGCGACCTGGACCCGATCCGCGGTGCTGCGTTACGGCGAGAACCCGCATCAGGCGGCAGCACTGTATGTCGGGAACGCCGGGGCCGGCGGGGTGGCGACCGCCGAACAGCTCCACGGCAAGGAGATGAGCTACAACAACTACACCGACGCCGATGCCGCCTGGCGGGCCGCGTACGACTTCGACGCTCCGGCCGTCGCGATCATCAAGCACGCCAATCCGTGTGGGATCGCCATCGGCACCGACATCGCGGAGGCGCATCGTAAGGCGCACGCCTGCGATCCGATCAGCGCCTACGGCGGTGTCATCGCCGCCAATCGCGAGATCACCGTGGAGATGGCCGAGCAGGTCGCCGAGATCTTCACCGAGGTCATCGTCGCGCCCGGTTTCGCCGACGGCGCGCTCTCGGTCCTGACCCGCAAGAAGAACATCCGTGTTCTGGTGGCCACCCCGCCGTCGGCGACGGGGATCGAGACCAAGCCGGTGTCGGGTGGATTGCTGATGCAGCAGCGCGACGTCCTCGACGCCGATGGGGACAACCCGGCCAACTGGAACCTCGTGGCCGGCCCGCCGGCCGACAATGAGACTCTCGCCGACCTCGAATTCGCCTGGCGGGCATGTCGTTCGGTCAAGTCCAATGCCATTCTGCTTGCCTCCGACGGTGCGTCGGTCGGCGTCGGCATGGGGCAGGTCAACCGCGTCGACTCCGCGCACCTGGCGGTGCAGCGTGCCGGTGACCGTGCGGCGGGGAGCGTCGGGGCGTCGGATGCGTTCTTCCCCTTCCCGGACGGACTGCAGGTGCTGCTGTCGGCCGGGGTGAAAGCCGTTGCACAACCAGGTGGATCGATCCGCGACAACGAGGTGATCGAGGCGGCCGACGAGGCGGGCGTGACGCTCTACCTCACCGGGGCACGTCATTTCGCTCACTGAGCTCGCTCTACTGGTCGTCGCCGGCTTCGGCGCCGGCCTGATCGGCTACATCACCGGTCTGGCCTCGATCGTCAGCTATCCCGCGCTGCTCGCGGTCGGGCTCAGCCCGATCGCGGCCAACGTCACGAACACGGTCGCGCTGGTCGCCGTCGGGGTGGGCAGCACCGCACATTCGGGGCGCTCCCTCCTCGACGGTGACCGTAGACGCCTGATCGTCGGCGCGGTCGCCTCGCTGATCGGCGGCACGGTCGGTGCGGTGTTGCTGCTCTCGACGCCGGCCGAGGCCTTCGAGGCCGTCGTGCCCTTCCTCGTGGCGATCGCCGCCATCGCGTTACTCGTCCAACCGGTTCTGCGCCGCTGGGCGACGTCGCACGTCGAACGTCCCTGGGTGTTCATCCTGGGATTGACGCTGATCTCGGTCTACGGCGGTTACTTCGGCGCGGGGGCCGGGATCATGATCCTGGCCCTGATGCTCGTGGTGACCAGTGAGCCGTTGTGGCGAGCGGCGCTGTCCAAGTCGTTGTTCCTCGGCATCGCCAACACGGTCGCCGCCATCGGCTTCATGATCTGGGGCCCCGTCGAGTGGTGGGCCGCACTCGCCATGGCCGTCGGATGTCTGGCCGGTGGGTGGTGTGGCCCACCCGTCGTGAAACGCCTGCCGCCCGGCCCCCTTCGGATCGTCGTCGGGATCTGCGGGCTCGCGCTCGCACTGTGGCTGGCGTTCAGCTGACGGTTGCGCGCAATGCCGGCTTTCCGGTGAGGCGGCACGACACAGGCGCTACCTGACGCGATCTGCGGCGGCTGCAAACAGCGAAAGTCACACAAAGCGGCGCTTCCATGTGGGGCTGGCGATGCAGTTCACTCGCAGGACATGACGGATCCCTCGATGCTCACGTCGCTCGCAACCCGACTCAGGCGCGGATCGTCCCGGCCCAGGGCGCCCGATCGTCGGCGACGACTGCACGCAGCGCCGCTCCGTTCCCGGCCTCGCGATTCGACCGGGAACGGAGCCGGCTGCTGTTCACTGTGGAATTGTCAAAGGACGGTTGCGGTCCCGAGGTGTTCGGGTGCGGAAGGTGTACGCGAAAGTGTGATCGGCGGGTGTCAGGCGGCGTCGTCGAGTCGCATGGTGCGTCGGTTGTAAGCCGGCAACGGACGGCGCCGTGGGTCGATGGTGGCGGGCGGGACGAGCCACGGGTGTCGGTCGTAGCCGATGACGATGTCCCAGCCGTGGTGGTGCACCTGGGTGTGGCAGCGTTGGCAGAGCAGGCACCCGTTGTCGAGGTCGGTGGGACCGCCGTCGGCCCAGTGCTCGATGTGGTGGACTTGCGTATGTAACGGCGGCGCTCCGCATTTGATGCAGCATTGGTCGCGGATGATCACGGCTTTGCGCAGGTGTGTTGGGAACAGTCGGCGGGTGTGTCCCATCTGAAGCGGCACACCTTCACCGTCGAGGACGATCTCGGTCAGCGATCCGTCGCACGCGAGCTGCTTGGCGGTGGCCTGACTGACCGGCCCTGTCCACGGCAGGGATGCCGGGTCGGCGCCGCTGGCGGGGATGGTAACCATCAATTGGGTACGGGGACTGCCGATGCTGTCGATCCTCGCACCCAATGCAGCCTGGTCGAGGATGAGTTCGAACGCGTCGGCGCGGCGTTGCTCGGCGGTGCGTCGGTCGTCGGCGCCGTCGGGTTCGGGGCGTGGGCAGGAGCGTTCGTCGATCATCGCCAGGAACTTCTCGCCGACCGTCTGGGTCAGGTCGGCGCGGAGGTCGACGCGGCCGTCGTCGGTGGTGTGGACGTTGACTGTGTTGAGGGATGCGTCGTCCGCGGCGGGGATGCCGCTGTCGGTTGCTTCGGCCAGTGTGTTGGCGATCGTACGGGCGTGCACAAGCACCTG belongs to Gordonia sp. KTR9 and includes:
- the purH gene encoding bifunctional phosphoribosylaminoimidazolecarboxamide formyltransferase/IMP cyclohydrolase, with the protein product MNAHSPDSSRRPIRRALVSVYDKSGLTDLATALHAAGVEIVSTGSTAKTIAGAGVPVVEVSALTGFPECLDGRVKTLHPKVHAGILADTRKSDHVAQLDELGVAAFDLVVVNLYPFTATVASGATPDECIEQIDIGGPSMVRGAAKNHPSVAVVVDPDDYSRVTEAVAAEGFSLADRKKLAAKAFRHTADYDVAVASWMSSVVAPEDDSQFPAWAGATWTRSAVLRYGENPHQAAALYVGNAGAGGVATAEQLHGKEMSYNNYTDADAAWRAAYDFDAPAVAIIKHANPCGIAIGTDIAEAHRKAHACDPISAYGGVIAANREITVEMAEQVAEIFTEVIVAPGFADGALSVLTRKKNIRVLVATPPSATGIETKPVSGGLLMQQRDVLDADGDNPANWNLVAGPPADNETLADLEFAWRACRSVKSNAILLASDGASVGVGMGQVNRVDSAHLAVQRAGDRAAGSVGASDAFFPFPDGLQVLLSAGVKAVAQPGGSIRDNEVIEAADEAGVTLYLTGARHFAH
- a CDS encoding sulfite exporter TauE/SafE family protein; translation: MSLTELALLVVAGFGAGLIGYITGLASIVSYPALLAVGLSPIAANVTNTVALVAVGVGSTAHSGRSLLDGDRRRLIVGAVASLIGGTVGAVLLLSTPAEAFEAVVPFLVAIAAIALLVQPVLRRWATSHVERPWVFILGLTLISVYGGYFGAGAGIMILALMLVVTSEPLWRAALSKSLFLGIANTVAAIGFMIWGPVEWWAALAMAVGCLAGGWCGPPVVKRLPPGPLRIVVGICGLALALWLAFS
- a CDS encoding HNH endonuclease, with the protein product MFLYLGVMPELTTLLDQLIETAPPADDPTGTATFDALNVLRLIRNTVDHQIVTHTAQLDELEVAHKAGGTTRQLLIEMGHAPAIACRIMRSVDGLPTLPALARHAADGRLSSEVVDAIVRGMNHIDKRCPDGLSDSDKSSYEIELLGQALSGATPAQVLVHARTIANTLAEATDSGIPAADDASLNTVNVHTTDDGRVDLRADLTQTVGEKFLAMIDERSCPRPEPDGADDRRTAEQRRADAFELILDQAALGARIDSIGSPRTQLMVTIPASGADPASLPWTGPVSQATAKQLACDGSLTEIVLDGEGVPLQMGHTRRLFPTHLRKAVIIRDQCCIKCGAPPLHTQVHHIEHWADGGPTDLDNGCLLCQRCHTQVHHHGWDIVIGYDRHPWLVPPATIDPRRRPLPAYNRRTMRLDDAA